One stretch of Meriones unguiculatus strain TT.TT164.6M chromosome 7, Bangor_MerUng_6.1, whole genome shotgun sequence DNA includes these proteins:
- the Vrtn gene encoding vertnin, producing the protein MTSRAQLVQQVLRDLQEAVESEGLEGLLSAALEAKQVLATFSLPVCQKGGPGPQVLEVDSVALSLYPEDAPRNMLPMVCKGEGSLLFEAASMLLWGHTGLSLELRARTVVEMLLHRRYYLQGMIDSKVMLQAVRYSLCSEESPEMTSLSSATLEAIFDADVKATCFPTSFSNVWHLYALASILQRNIYSIYPMRNVKIRPYFNRVIRPRRCTHVTPMLHIMWAGQPLTSHLFRHQYFAPVVGLEEVEADGAASLGPAPPAVGALLPPTKTLELLNREPGLSYSHLCERSSITKSTFYRWRRQTQEHRQKVATRFSAKHFLQDSFHRGGLVPLQEFLQRFPDISRSTYYAWKHELLGSGACSAPVPGAPPRESLAVPEVERPPGKRDAERSPPPAAAPSPTVVSMQRAKSYLEHCISLNKVVPYRCFKCKFPGISRSTYYNWRRKALRRSSGFKLFPVLATAGSLQPTEVEEEALLSLKSEVGEEGTGKAVDGGPPTSQGPKSPKMPLSRWQRRLRRAARKQVLRGQLPFCRFRLRYPSLSPSTFWVWKSFSQGWPRMRGPSLGKRRQEPEGRQKPEEGQGMEAVGNGAPVMVPPAKTLPVVASPEDARGGSPREEVNQQVAVVQGQGHSGSLPNQPVAVTAGGSDRQVLMMDMLTTSKFKAQAKLFLQKRFQSKTFPSYKEFQALFPLTARSTYYMWKRALYEGLTLVDG; encoded by the coding sequence ATGACTTCTCGGGCCCAGCTCGTGCAGCAGGTGCTGCGGGACCTGCAGGAGGCAGTGGAGTCGGAGGGCCTGGAGGGTCTCCTCAGCGCCGCCCTGGAGGCCAAGCAGGTCCTAGCTACCTTCAGCCTCCCGGTCTGCCAGAAGGGTGGTCCTGGGCCCCAGGTGCTGGAGGTGGACTCCGTGGCCCTGAGCCTGTACCCCGAGGATGCCCCTCGGAACATGCTGCCCATGGTGTGCAAGGGCGAGGGCAGCCTGCTGTTCGAGGCGGCCAGCATGCTGTTGTGGGGCCACACGGGTCTTAGCCTGGAGCTGCGGGCCCGCACCGTGGTGGAGATGCTGCTGCACAGGCGCTACTATCTCCAGGGCATGATCGACTCCAAGGTGATGCTGCAGGCCGTGCGCTACTCCCTGTGCTCCGAGGAGTCCCCCGAGATGACCAGCCTGTCCTCTGCCACCCTGGAGGCCATCTTCGATGCCGACGTCAAGGCCACGTGCTTCCCTACCAGCTTCTCCAATGTGTGGCACCTGTACGCCCTTGCCTCCATCCTTCAGCGCAACATCTACTCCATCTACCCCATGCGCAACGTCAAGATCCGGCCCTATTTTAACCGGGTCATCAGGCCTCGCCGCTGCACCCACGTGACCCCCATGCTGCACATCATGTGGGCCGGCCAGCCCCTCACTAGCCACCTCTTCCGTCACCAGTATTTTGCCCCCGTGGTTGGCCTGGAGGAGGTGGAGGCCGACGGCGCCGCCAGCCTCGGCCCCGCCCCTCCAGCCGTGGGTGCCCTGCTGCCACCAACCAAAACCCTGGAGCTGCTCAACCGCGAGCCGGGCCTCAGCTACTCCCACCTCTGCGAGCGCTCCAGCATCACCAAGAGCACCTTCTACCGCTGGCGGCGGCAGACGCAGGAGCACCGGCAGAAGGTGGCCACCCGCTTCTCGGCCAAGCACTTTCTGCAGGACAGCTTCCACCGCGGGGGCCTTGTGCCGCTGCAGGAGTTCCTGCAGAGGTTCCCTGACATCTCCCGGTCTACCTACTACGCCTGGAAGCACGAGCTGCTGGGCTCGGGTGCCTGCTCGGCTCCGGTCCCCGGCGCCCCACCCAGGGAGTCACTGGCCGTGCCAGAGGTAGAGAGGCCGCCGGGGAAGAGGGATGCCGAGCGCTCCCCACCGCCTGCCGCGGCGCCCAGCCCCACCGTGGTCTCCATGCAGCGCGCCAAGTCGTACCTGGAGCACTGCATCTCCCTGAACAAAGTGGTACCCTATCGCTGCTTCAAATGCAAGTTCCCCGGCATCTCGAGGTCCACCTACTACAACTGGAGGCGGAAGGCCCTCCGGAGGAGCTCCGGTTTCAAGCTCTTCCCAGTCCTTGCCACCGCCGGGTCTCTCCAGCCAACAGAGGTTGAGGAAGAGGCCCTGCTCTCTTTGAAGAGTGAAGTGGGAGAGGAGGGGACAGGGAAAGCGGTAGACGGAGGTCCTCCTACTTCCCAGGGGCCCAAATCCCCCAAGATGCCCTTGTCTCGTTGGCAGAGGCGACTCCGCAGGGCTGCCCGCAAGCAGGTGTTGAGAGGGCAGCTGCCCTTCTGTCGCTTCCGCCTCCGCTATCCTAGCCTATCACCCTCTACTTTCTGGGTGTGGAAAAGCTTTTCCCAGGGATGGCCCAGGATGCGGGGCCCCTCTCTGGGCAAAAGGAGGCAGGAGCCAGAGGGacggcagaagccagaggaagggcAGGGTATGGAAGCCGTTGGGAACGGAGCGCCTGTGATGGTTCCTCCTGCGAAAACACTCCCAGTGGTCGCTTCTCCAGAAGATGCCAGAGGAGGGTCTCCCAGAGAGGAGGTCAATCAACAGGTAGCTGTGGTCCAGGGCCAAGGCCACAGTGGCTCCCTGCCAAACCAGCCTGTGGCGGTGACAGCAGGTGGCAGCGACCGGCAGGTGCTGATGATGGACATGCTCACCAccagcaagttcaaggcccaaGCCAAGCTGTTCCTGCAGAAGCGCTTCCAGTCCAAGACTTTCCCCTCCTACAAGGAGTTCCAGGCCCTCTTCCCCCTCACCGCCCGCTCCACCTACTACATGTGGAAGCGGGCGCTCTATGAAGGCCTCACGCTGGTTGATGGCTGA